Proteins encoded within one genomic window of Halococcus salifodinae DSM 8989:
- a CDS encoding bifunctional 5,10-methylene-tetrahydrofolate dehydrogenase/5,10-methylene-tetrahydrofolate cyclohydrolase, whose translation MTEIIDGEAVASEIRDGVAECVDTLDEAGVQPGLATVLMSDDDASKTYVSMKQQDCEEVGIAAHDIEIDPDAPAAELYDTVDELNAEDAINGILVQMPVPDHVDDREVLRRTRPAKDVDGFHPENVGRLVAGDARFKPCTPHGIQKLLEAYDIETEGADAVVVGRSDIVGKPMANLLIQKAPFGNATTTVCHSRTQDLAAKLGDADIVVAAVGVPEFIDGSMLKEGATVIDVGVNHVETDEGDSELVGDVDFESAREVAGAITPVPGGVGPMTRAMLLYNTVKAASQQHDIEIELP comes from the coding sequence ATGACCGAGATCATCGACGGCGAGGCGGTCGCGAGCGAGATCCGGGACGGCGTCGCCGAGTGTGTGGACACTCTCGACGAGGCTGGCGTCCAGCCGGGGCTTGCGACCGTGCTGATGAGCGACGACGACGCGAGCAAGACGTACGTCTCGATGAAACAGCAAGACTGCGAGGAAGTCGGGATCGCAGCCCACGACATCGAAATCGATCCCGACGCGCCCGCCGCAGAGCTCTACGACACCGTCGACGAGCTGAACGCCGAGGACGCGATCAACGGCATCCTCGTCCAGATGCCGGTGCCCGACCACGTCGACGACCGCGAAGTCCTCCGTCGAACCCGCCCCGCGAAGGACGTCGACGGGTTCCACCCCGAGAACGTCGGCCGACTCGTCGCCGGCGACGCCCGATTCAAACCCTGCACGCCCCACGGCATCCAGAAGCTCCTCGAAGCGTACGACATCGAGACCGAGGGGGCCGACGCGGTGGTGGTCGGTCGGTCGGACATCGTCGGCAAGCCGATGGCGAACCTCCTGATCCAGAAAGCACCGTTCGGGAACGCCACCACGACCGTCTGTCACTCCCGGACCCAGGATCTCGCCGCGAAGCTCGGCGACGCCGACATCGTCGTCGCCGCTGTGGGCGTCCCGGAGTTCATCGATGGCTCGATGTTGAAGGAAGGTGCGACCGTGATCGACGTCGGTGTCAACCACGTGGAGACGGACGAGGGGGACTCCGAACTCGTCGGCGACGTCGACTTCGAGAGCGCGCGAGAGGTCGCGGGAGCGATCACGCCCGTCCCGGGTGGCGTCGGTCCGATGACCCGTGCGATGCTCCTGTACAACACCGTGAAGGCAGCGAGCCAGCAACACGACATCGAGATCGAACTCCCCTGA
- a CDS encoding MFS transporter: MTETGSVKRESGSGFEFWAPAIVAGTALFLGVLDMSMMNVAVPSIVQDLNTTVSAMHGAIAVYSMVMAALIIPGGALRSVVDTKRLLVIALVIYSIGTLLAGASPNMLTLFVGWSIIEGIAAALLLPITYSIIVENYADSARTKAFGAIGGVTAVGIAIGPMIGGILTTFATWRWGMFGEFGIVLVVLALTRYLDSQPSDRRVAIDVGGTVLSILGAVTIIGGTLLAGRYGWVRPLRPVVVSGVRIEPLGFSPAIWSIAIGVALLAVFVQWEQRQARTGRPLLIPPDVLRNRTFAAGIATFAAESLFLSGFLFSMPVFLQSALGYSAFETGLALLPFSVVTLLVTTISTGWRAYVAPKHIVQGGIVLMGGGLLLLVSLTDLDLTLLEMALPMAVIGVGLGLFTGQLVDLTMSAVPSSEASVASGVINSLSQLGYAFGTAVAGSFLLAGFYGSVVDGVTRFATGSSVSGDERRQLVVALEDRLDATTQAQQEAFVNQLPPATREQLLDVVRTAMETAQRSVLLLIVMFVLLTLVAASLLPAVRPR; the protein is encoded by the coding sequence ATGACCGAGACCGGTTCGGTGAAACGGGAGTCCGGCTCCGGGTTCGAATTTTGGGCTCCAGCGATCGTCGCCGGCACGGCCCTGTTCCTCGGTGTCCTCGATATGTCGATGATGAACGTCGCCGTCCCATCGATCGTACAGGACCTGAACACCACGGTGAGTGCGATGCACGGCGCGATCGCGGTGTACTCGATGGTGATGGCCGCACTCATCATCCCGGGTGGAGCGCTCAGATCGGTCGTCGATACGAAACGGCTGCTCGTGATCGCGCTCGTGATTTACAGCATCGGGACGCTGCTCGCAGGGGCCAGCCCGAACATGCTCACGCTCTTCGTCGGCTGGTCGATAATCGAGGGGATCGCCGCTGCGCTCCTCCTCCCGATCACCTACTCCATCATCGTCGAGAACTACGCGGACAGCGCCCGAACCAAAGCCTTCGGTGCGATCGGCGGCGTGACGGCGGTCGGCATCGCCATCGGACCGATGATCGGCGGGATCCTCACGACGTTCGCCACGTGGCGATGGGGGATGTTCGGCGAATTCGGCATCGTGCTCGTGGTGCTCGCGTTGACTCGCTATCTCGACTCTCAGCCGAGCGATCGTCGTGTGGCGATCGACGTCGGCGGCACAGTGCTGTCGATCCTCGGTGCGGTCACGATCATCGGTGGGACCCTGCTCGCCGGTCGGTACGGCTGGGTGCGCCCGTTGCGCCCGGTCGTCGTGAGCGGGGTACGGATCGAACCATTGGGGTTCTCGCCCGCGATCTGGTCGATCGCGATCGGGGTGGCGTTGCTCGCCGTGTTCGTCCAGTGGGAGCAGCGCCAAGCGCGTACCGGTCGCCCGCTGCTGATCCCGCCGGACGTGCTCCGCAATCGGACGTTCGCCGCCGGGATCGCCACCTTCGCCGCCGAGTCACTCTTTCTCTCGGGGTTCCTGTTCTCGATGCCGGTCTTTCTCCAGTCGGCGCTCGGCTACTCGGCGTTCGAGACCGGGCTCGCGCTCCTCCCGTTCTCGGTCGTGACGCTGCTCGTGACGACGATTTCGACTGGCTGGCGCGCGTACGTCGCGCCGAAGCACATCGTCCAGGGCGGGATCGTGCTGATGGGCGGCGGACTGTTGCTCCTCGTTTCGCTGACGGACCTCGATCTCACGCTCCTCGAGATGGCACTGCCGATGGCGGTGATCGGCGTCGGTCTCGGGCTGTTCACGGGCCAGCTCGTCGATCTCACCATGTCGGCGGTGCCGTCCTCTGAGGCCTCGGTCGCGTCGGGCGTCATCAACTCGCTGAGCCAGCTCGGGTACGCGTTCGGGACGGCCGTCGCCGGCTCGTTCCTGCTCGCCGGATTTTACGGAAGCGTCGTCGACGGCGTGACGCGATTCGCGACGGGATCGTCGGTCTCCGGCGACGAGCGACGACAGCTGGTCGTGGCGCTCGAGGATCGGCTCGATGCGACGACACAGGCTCAGCAAGAGGCGTTCGTCAACCAGCTCCCACCAGCGACGCGCGAGCAACTGCTCGATGTCGTCCGGACGGCGATGGAGACCGCCCAGCGGAGCGTGCTGTTGCTCATCGTGATGTTCGTCCTTCTCACTCTCGTCGCAGCGAGTCTCCTCCCTGCAGTACGGCCACGGTGA